Genomic DNA from Salvia miltiorrhiza cultivar Shanhuang (shh) chromosome 1, IMPLAD_Smil_shh, whole genome shotgun sequence:
aaaataaaaaacaaatcgtgaaaaataaaaaacttggGCCAATAAATACCTGCGCTGCAGGAAGTGGGGGGATCTTTATGCAAATTCTTTAGCTCCTTTAAGATCCGTTTCGAAGTCGTCGTTCAAGAATCAGATATGCCAAATTGAATTCAAGGGCAAAAAAACTGAAGCCCACAGacaaaaatgagaaattttAGAAATCCCAAAAATATAAGCTTTGCTTATATATACGAACGATCAAATTCcttgaaagaaagagagagaggaagaagacTTTTCACCGACCGCCTTCTGTCGCATCTCGCAAGCTACCACCAACTGAAGAGAAAGAGAAGCTGAAATCAAGCACACAGAGAAAGATAGAGAAATCGCCGGCGGGTGTTGTAGTCAGGCGAGGGTGCGAAGATGAGTCGTTGCTGGTCCGGCGAGATACCTTGTCTATCCTGGATCTTAGCATTGACGTGTCTATGATGTAGGAAGATTGTTATCAAGAGCGAGAGAGAATCTTTGAGAGAAAGAAGCCATGGATATTgtagagaaagaaagagagaatttAAGGATTTTTTGTGGAAATTTTTGTAATGAAAAATCAGACCGAGATAGAACAAAATTGAGAAATGAGGATGAAGGTGGAGGCGGTGAAGTGGTAGAACTCGCCGGCGAGGGTCCGACAACGAAGATGAGAATAAGAACCGAAGAGAAATTTCtgagagaaagaagaaagagagagagaatactgtaaagaaagagagagagaaaatgcaATAAATGTGATGTAGCAATAAAGCTGTGAAACACAGCAGTGTATTCAACCTCTTTTGTGTATAagagtgagaaagagagaatgCAGCACCACAAAACGCCAAACAACGCTTCCCCCCTAATGCATTTAGGCGGGAATCTACGTGCGTTTTAGAACTACAACAACATCAAAAACTACCACATGCCTctttatatgttatatagataAGTACTCATTCATGTTATATAGATAAGTACtcattccgtcccacgaatcttgacacattttcaaataaggtaataattagtccaaaaataagAAGTCTTAATTATATTATCtttcatactttatcactttattaccttctctctcctattttatcacttttatactttattatctatatatttaaaacactaatctacaattccttaattttcACGCCGAAAGAAAATGTGTCAATattcgtgggacagagggaatatgatttatataaataagcCCATTAACTCAACTCCATTGGCGAGAATAAAGGAATAAAGGCCCAATGTTgacccatcaatttttttttgatctcTCCATTCTTCGTCCCTCTCTCACTCACcgcttctctctctaaaaaaaaaaatcagcatATCTCTCCCTTCGTAAAATCCGGCGTCACTTCGCCGTCGACCATCACCAGGACCACCCTCGTCTCTCTattcaatttctctctctcacaatagcctctttctctctctctctcacaaccCCCGGTTCCGTCCCAGCTCTGCAAGCAGCAGTGCGCGACTGCGCCGCGCCGCCGCTCTCGCCTAGCCTTCCCTGTTGCCCCGCCCCGCCTCCTTCGGCTGCGGCAACTTCGTCCGCTGACTCCGCAGTAGCAGCAGTTTCTAACGCCCATTTCCGGTATTGCAGGTAAGCCGGCAGGCTATTTGTATGTTTTAGaagttcgattttttttttttttttttttcccggtGTAAATTGGGGCAAACTTGTTACTCTTTGTAGAATAAACTTTCCTTCGATGAATGCTGATTGTTAAAATGAAAGGGGAACTTCTTTCTTCAAGCTCAAATAGAGCagattcttttattttttgagttGTTAATATGAACAATGGTTATTAACCAAGAGACAAAATTCAGCCAACACTTCTACAAATTACACAACAGATATAAGTTCACACTCTATTGGCAGGGAAATGGCCAAAACGTGGCTGAACTTGgcttttatatatagatatagataaagTTTTACACTCTCGTCCATATTGCAGCATTAGTTGCTTTCTGCTAACGCTGAAACTTAACACTCCGAACGCCGTTCGCCTCCGCCGTCATGGGAGAAGCTACAAGGTATACTCTACCCGAGACCGTACGATCAACGGTGTTCAAAGCATCCGAGTCGTTGGAAGGCGCCTCCGCTAAAATTGAGGGCTACGATTTCAACAAGGGCATCGACTACCATGAGTTGCTCAAGTCCATGGCCGTCACTGGGTTCCAGGCTTCCAATCTCGGCGACGCCATCCAGCTAATTAACGAAATGGTTTGTCTTCGACTATGTGCTTAGTTGGTTTGTGATATTTCACTCTCATGGTTGCTATATGGGAAAATTGGGCCTGCGTCTCTAAGTAGCTCTTATAAAATAATGATTCCAAATGTTGATAGACGGTGTTAATCTTGCAGTTTCAGCTGCAAGCTTTGAGATTGTACATGATTTTTTTCGCTTACTATCAGTTTGATTGTGGGTGAAGCTAGATTGGAGGCTTTCTGATGAGACTCCAGCAGAAGATTCCAGCCAAGAGGAGAGAGAACCTGCATATAGAGACTCTGTGAGGTGCAAAGTGTTTCTTGGTTTTACTTCGAATCTGACCTCTTCCGGCATTCGAGATATTATCCGCTTTCTTGTACAGCATCGCATGGTGAGTGCTGTTCAGAGATTGTTTTAGTTCGGCAGGTTTTCAAATTATAGATGAATTGATTGATTTGAGGTTTGACTGTTGTGCAACAGCATTTTGTTTCACTTTAACACTAGTTTTGGTGCACCTTATATGATTGCCAATTGATATGGAAAGACATAGAAGCTAACTAAAGGATTATGGCCATATGATACATAGCTATTGTTTATGTCTTACTGGATGTTGTACTGGAATTTTGTAGCCCATGATTCAGCCCTTAGACCTTTTAAAGCTATATATAGTCTCATCTTAACTGTTTCCACCTTATGATTTCATATTCATGTAATATTACCTGAATTTTGGACATGGACTCTACTATATTTCATTTGTGATTTCCAAGGACGAGAGAGTCTGGCTCTATTGATAATGTGTCTGCAGGTTGATGTTGTGGTAACCACAGCAGGTGGTGTGGAGGAGGACCTTGTTAAGTGCCTTGCACCGACTTATAGAGGCGACTTTTCTCTGCCTGGAGCTGTTCTACGCTCAAAGGGTCTGAACCGCATTGGTAATTTGTTGGTTCCTAATGACAATTACTGTAAATTTGAGGATTGGATCATCCCTGTTTTTGATCAGATGTTAGATGAGCAAAAATCTCAGGTATTACTCACTCTATTGTGCAttataaatttgttttttttgttgttgtaaaATATAGTACTTATGAGATCCTTTAGTGTCTGTATGTTTGGACTGTGTTATATCTTAAGGCCATGTTTGCTAGGGAAGATAAGGCCCATATCGGGTGCACATATGCATCTTAAAGCCATGTTTGTAGGGAAGATAAGGCCCATATTGGGTACACATATGCCCTTAACTAGTTGTTTGATAGCCTAGATACCTAATCCCTTAGGCCCGGAACTAAGCAAACCCCGATTTTAAAATATTGTTCCTCATTAAAGTATACATCTCGCCTCTCCCCTCACATACCCATTCCTTACATCAATACTGCCACAGATTAGACTTCATGAAGACAAGATTACCCTCTGTCTACCCAAAATCTCTAACAGAGAAGGGACTCTTCTCTGGCAAGTTTCTGCATAACGTAGCTCTAGCATGAGCGAGAGGCCAAGAGTGATCCAGACATGGAAAAAACACTCACCTCAAAAGTCAAATCTCATTAGTTTAAGTCAGAGGCTGCTGATTTCGCACACAGAGGCTGGGATTCTTAAGGGTGGTTGCCCCTTTCTGTGCGAATCATCAGCCGATGAAGTTAGAACTATATGTTTAGTTTCATGAAGAAACTTGCAACAACCCTTatggatgatgatgatgattgcgaAACATTCCCTTTTCTCCagaccctaaaccctaaactgaTGCAAAAAGAGGCTGTGGTGATTTTTTAATCTAAAGATCAGATTTCGAGCGAGCCTTGTATCTTGGTGAGGCGAGATCGGTGTGTCTGTGAGATGGATTCTTGCTAGGCGACTGGTTTTCGCAGCCATGGCAGGTTTTCCCCTTGTTTTTTCTCGGATGATAAGAGGTGAACCTGAGCCTCAAGAtctgcaatatatatatatatatatatatatatatatatagggtgtggttctagagagaattacattatttgtgagaacgggagaaccatcaaatctaatgcattcactgtaaaaattaatgcattcgctgttaaaattaatgcactaaaaaaaaaaaatgctcccttcaggattcgaacccaggttctatattcatccaacaagatgatgcatccaccgtagatcttgatgattgaatggctgaaaatggttctccgttcttttttttatttatggttctttcttgaacctctccctatatatatatatattgggacaTGTtcgtttttttaaaatgatagtGTTAGAATTGTAAGCTCCAAGCTTAATCTAGACTTTACACTAGGACACCAAACAGTTCAAGTCGTCTTTTGAGAACACTAGGATTCTCCAATTTTGCTCAAGATGTTTAATTTATTAGCTGAGCAAGCTGACTACTTATATCTTGCTGATCTTATCACACTTGATGGATAGTGATCCAGTTCTACGGTACTAGAGAAGGCTGGAAAAAGTATTTTATGTAACATCCCACATTTTATAAGTTTAGAAGTTTTAAATTTCTATTCGTTTAGTTGAGAAAATTCTTCCACTAGTTTAAAATTCTCGATATTTGTATGTTAGGGAATTTTAGGAGTCCGATATTACACCTAGATCAGACATTTGTTGAATGTGTGAGTGAAATAAATTTAGTTTTAAGTTCAGGCCTTTGGATGAATTTAATTGATATAATATAATTGGACTTAGTCTTACTATCATGTTGAAAGATAATATACTTTGGGCTTAAGTCGTTGGTAATGGGCTAGATGAGTAatttatatcttattttattttatcaaagtaATAATTACAGTATCCGGTTACAAGCAGTTTCAGAAAAACCTATTCTAGAATATTCTTTTGAAAACCGTCAACTATTTCTCCACTTTCTTCTCTTAAGAActacttttaaaattttgataatttggGTTTGGTTTATTTTAGTTTGAGTGGATGAAATTTAAATTCATAGTGGTGCGAAcgacttttatattatatttggtACTCTGTTAAACCAGGTTTATAAGTTCTGTTTTAATTGTGATGCTTTTGGATAGTATTATTGTTCTAAAGATTTTAGATTGAGTGTTGTTCCGAATTGCTTGGTTTGTGTTTTATTTCAAAGTTGTACTAAATTTCTAGAAATTGTATTACAGATTTGCCTAGGATAAAGTATGTATATAAGGGTGTTACATTTAGTGATATAAGTGGAAGTCTAGAAaaccttttaattatttactaAACACCACACATTTTCGGTACCTCCTACACTGAGGTAAATTATTTATgttatttctatatttaaatGCTAAGTTAAGCATGATGAAATGTTATGAAATAAGCAAGCTTGAAGTGTTTTTGTAAAGATATATCATAATGTTTTTTATTGGTCTGAAGTAATACACTATTCCTATTCTTATATATTTCTTTCCCGAGAATGGTTTTAGTGATCATTTATGTATTGGTTTTTTCATAGATGATTTTTATCACGACTTTGTTTTATTTCTAATTAGAATGTCTggtaataatattaatatggtGGTCATGCATAAGGCTGCAAAAACCAATTCTTTAATTGGAAATAGAATGAAAGAGTAAGAGTATTAGAAAACCTGGATGCTATAAGTAATTTGTGGCATGAGACAAGAGAACATGGACTACATACATGTTCGATACTATGAGGCTGCACAAAGAGTGGTTAACTTTGTATCCCTATGCATTATTCCACGATTTATGAAACATAGAATAGAATGGTAGTTCGAAAACCAGATTGGGTTGACAAAATAAACTTCGATAAATTCATGTATGCTTTTAATAAAGAATTTTGAGATAGTGTAcaaaaaattgatgaaaattacAAGCCTATTGAAATGAGGAGAAACCCTATAAAAATTATGAGGATGAAGAATTCGAAATAGGCGATATTGAAGAGAATGATGAGTTGAGAAATATAAGTGTTGAGGAACCCTATAAAAATTATGAGGATGGAGAATTTGAAATAGGCGATATTGAAGAATAATGAGTTGAGAAATATAAGTGTTAGGGTTGTTACAATTCTTTTCGTCTTACCGTAGTAATTTGAAATAATTGTTTTGAATATAAGTTGAATGGATTTATTCGAATCATTTTTGTTGTTGCAACTTGCAATGTTATGAGCTAGCAGAATTTAAGCTATTTTCTACTAGGTCATAACATCTCAACATGGAACAAAACAATTCCAAAAAGATCATCCAACTTACATTCAAAGCacttattttcaaaattattgggaaaaaacgaaaagaaatgtaacaacctaatatttatatttttctactCATCATTCTCTTCATTGTCGACTATTTCAAATGATTCATGCTCGTAATCCTCATAGGGATCCTCCTCTGACTCACTAATTTCAATAGGCTTGTAGTTTTCGTCAATTACTTGTACCCTAAAGTAATTATCTTGAAATTTTTGATTCAAGACATCCATGAATTGATCaaagtttattttgtcaatccgACATGGTCTTCATACTACCATTCTATTATACATTTATACGTTTCATAAACCGTATGCTAACGTGCAGGTGATACAAAGTTAAGCACCCTCTGTGCATCCTCTTAGTGTCGAACACGTT
This window encodes:
- the LOC130986097 gene encoding deoxyhypusine synthase isoform X1 — protein: MGEATRYTLPETVRSTVFKASESLEGASAKIEGYDFNKGIDYHELLKSMAVTGFQASNLGDAIQLINEMLDWRLSDETPAEDSSQEEREPAYRDSVRCKVFLGFTSNLTSSGIRDIIRFLVQHRMVDVVVTTAGGVEEDLVKCLAPTYRGDFSLPGAVLRSKGLNRIGNLLVPNDNYCKFEDWIIPVFDQMLDEQKSQNVLWTPSKVIARLGKEINDETSYLYWAYKNNIPVFCPSLTDGSLGDMLYFHSFKNPGLVVDIVQDIRAMNSEAVHAGPRKTGMIILGGGLPKHHICNANMMRNGADYAVFINTAQEFDGSDSGARPDEAVSWGKIRGSAKTVKVHCDATIAFPLLVAETFAQRKGFAETS